In Macadamia integrifolia cultivar HAES 741 chromosome 5, SCU_Mint_v3, whole genome shotgun sequence, a single window of DNA contains:
- the LOC122080248 gene encoding purple acid phosphatase 3-like, with protein MAGSFNWSSMALCLVWAATFALCLVSSLAKLHRIDHPVNSDSLRVLVVGDWGRKGHYNQTEVAVQMGKVADVLDPAFIISTGDNFYGSGLTGTDDPQFEESFSNIYTAKSLQKQWYNVLGNHDYRGNVEAQLSPVLTKIDSRWLCMRSFIVNTEIAEIFFVDTTPFADKYFTHPGDETYDWSGITPTRKGYLSNLLKDLDSALKESTAKWKIVVGHHTLRSAGQHRDTVELVRDLLPILKADDVDLYINGHDHLVQHISSRDSKLQYFTSGGGSKAWRGDYDLNKEGLKFFYDGQGFMTVEITETDAVLIFYDVFGKVLYKWSVSKAYTSI; from the exons ATGGCTGGTTCCTTCAACTGGTCATCCATGGCTCTGTGCCTTGTTTGGGCAGCCACTTTTGCCTTGTGTTTAGTTTCTTCTCTGGCCAAGCTTCATCGGATCGATCATCCAGTGAACTCTGATTCACTTCGGGTTTTAGTCGTCGGAGATTGGGGAAGGAAAGGGCATTACAACCAGACTGAAGTTGCAGTTCAG ATGGGAAAGGTAGCAGATGTGCTTGACCCAGCTTTTATTATCTCCACCGGAGACAACTTCTATGGAAGTGGATTGACCGGCACCGATGATCCGCAATTTGAGGAGTCATTTTCCAATATCTACACTGCTAAAAGCCTGCAAAAGCAATGGTACAATG TTTTGGGCAACCATGACTACAGGGGTAATGTAGAGGCACAATTGAGTCCAGTTCTTACCAAGATTGATAGCAGATGGCTGTGCATGAGATCTTTCATTGTTAATACAG AAATCGCGGAGATCTTCTTTGTTGATACTACTCCATTTGCAGACAAGTACTTCACTCATCCAGGCGATGAGACTTATGACTGGAGTGGTATAACTCCTACCAGAAAAGGATATCTAAGTAACCTTCTGAAG GATCTTGATTCAGCATTGAAAGAGTCGACGGCAAAGTGGAAGATCGTTGTTGGTCATCATACATTGAGAAGTGCTGGCCAACATCGTGACACCGTGGAGCTTGTGAGGGATCTTCTCCCAATCCTTAAG GCCGATGATGTTGATCTTTACATTAATGGGCATGACCATTTGGTGCAACACATCAGTAGCCGAGACAG CAAACTCCAATACTTTACCAGTGGAGGTGGTTCAAAGGCATGGAGAGGTGACTATGATCTAAACAAAGAGGGACTAAAATTCTTCTATGATGGGCAAGGATTCATGACTGTAGAGATTACCGAAACAGATGCTGTGCTCATCTTCTATGATGTTTTTGGCAAAGTTCTCTACAAATGGAGTGTGTCCAAGGCCTACACATCCATATAG
- the LOC122080249 gene encoding uncharacterized protein LOC122080249, translating into MSHLPLPAPDNMYWFSPDQGSLCQSGVDIRWARAHVLGYTFYLFDDQLLDSSHDHAKGLLSPLRLAKEDELFYKEFLNSLHALQVLQFCCWKAFYLRETEVGRVISNVVPLSQSLQDKSSDWKLTMGDHQLAEMVFHHVSNHEDSKPAFGWADLHAAVVAWEDYTCKLRKELFIRFPYWRSYQSIFFVPLVDLEKEA; encoded by the exons ATGTCACACCTGCCTTTACCAGCACCCGATAACATGTACTGGTTTTCTCCAGATCAAGGTTCTCTGTGCCAATCCGGAGTTGATATACGCTGGGCAAGAGCACATGTTCTTGGATAtactttttatttgtttgatgaTCAGCTGTTAGATTCATCACATGATCATGCAAAGGGGCTATTGAGTCCATTACGATTGGCTAAGGAAGATGAGTTATTTTACAAGGAATTTCTCAACAGTTTGCATGCGCTGCAG GTCTTGCAGTTTTGCTGTTGGAAAGCCTTCTACTTGCGAGAAACTGAAGTTGGAAGAGTGATCAGCAATGTGGTGCCATTATCCCAATCCCTACAAGACAAAAGCAGTGACTGGAAGCTTACGATGGGTGATCATCAACTTGCAGAGATGGTTTTCCACCATGTCTCCAATCATGAAGATAGCAAGCCTGCCTTTGGTTGGGCTGACTTACATGCTGCTGTTGTTGCATGGGAAGATTATACCTGTAAGTTAAGGAAGGAACTGTTTATCAGATTTCCGTACTGGAGATCCTAtcagtctattttctttgttcccTTGGTTGACCTTGAGAAAGAAgcttaa
- the LOC122077866 gene encoding cytochrome P450 CYP82D47-like, protein MDKWFRSLTFNIITKLIAGKRCFGTVDAAGDDDEGRRCERGLEELARLTVIFVVSDVLPYLEWMDLQGHLKAMKCVAKEMDCLIGNWLEDHKKKKLEGGDHEQDFIDVMLSTFPVDKLIYGYDRDTVIKATVLISLS, encoded by the exons ATGGATAAATGGTTTCGTAGCCTTACTTTTAATATCATCACTAAGCTTATTGCTGGGAAACGTTGTTTCGGTACTGTTGATGCTGctggagatgatgatgagggtAGAAGATGCGAGAGAGGTCTAGAAGAACTGGCAAGGTTAACTGTGATCTTTGTTGTATCGGATGTACTGCCATATCTAGAATGGATGGACTTGCAGGGACACCTGAAAGCCATGAAATGTGTTGCTAAGGAAATGGATTGTTTAATTGGGAATTGGTTGGAAGatcacaagaagaagaaactagAAGGAGGTGATCATGAACAGGACTTCATCGACGTGATGCTGTCAACATTTCCAGTGGACAAGTTGATATATGGTTATGATCGTGATACTGTCATCAAGGCAACTGTACTG ATAAGCTTATCTTAA
- the LOC122077867 gene encoding uncharacterized protein LOC122077867, with translation MRIQLFDAFVYFFGSYVLEHFKPCFGEKLERAYLLNLTSVRGLNGLLKEGKLKALPSPRGATVPSHLLFADDIFIFMNAGAKHVRCLREFLLKYQEFSGQKFSLEKSKVFFGKVTPHRKRYISDLLGIPTCSLPTRYLGVEIFKGGVKKDRMLPLIDKIKSRLQGWQGKLLSMAGRAELIWSVISGMPIHNFSTYWWPESVIKTVERWIRNFLWSGDIYTVKKITVKWEEVCRPKEEGGLGIRRLRDVNCAVLSKLVWQMTHEGSTFSSFLRARFVNEGGDLKKGYRASSVFKGIAKMWNFVSLSERWMGIYPCRRVRKTDAAGLYPP, from the exons ATGAGAATACAACTCTTTGATGCATTTGTCTACTTCTTTGGTTCTTACGTGCTTGAGCATTTCAAGCCTTGTTTTGGAGAGAAGCTCGAGAGAGCTTATCTTCTTAATCTCACTTCAGTAAG GGGTCTAAATGGTCTATTAAAGGAGGGAAAACTGAAGGCGCTCCCTAGTCCTAGAGGTGCCACTGTTCCCAGTCATCTGCTTTTCGCGGATGAcatttttatcttcatgaacGCCGGAGCAAAACATGTTCGATGTCTGAGAGAGTTCTTGCTTAAATACCAAGAATTTTCTGGCCAAAAATTCAGCTTGGAGAAGAGCAAGgttttttttggcaaagtcACCCCTCACAGGAAGAGGTATATTTCTGATCTGCTGGGTATCCCAACTTGCTCTCTTCCGACGAGGTATCTTggggttgagatcttcaagggcGGTGTCAAGAAGGATAGGATGCTTCCTCTTATCGATAAAATTAAATCTCGATTACAGGGATGGCAAGGCAAACTCCTTTCAATGGCTGGTCGTGCAGAGCTCATTTGGTCTGTGATCTCAGGTATGCCTATTCATAATTTTTCCActtattggtggcctgaatcGGTGATTAAAACGGTGGAGCGCTGGATTAGGAATTTCCTATGGTCAGGGGATATTTACACAGTGAAGAAAATCACTGTGAAATGGGAAGAGGTATGCcggcctaaggaggaagggggtttagGTATCAGGCGATTGAGGGATGTCAACTGTGCGGTGCTTAGCAAACTAGTGTGGCAAATGACGCATGAAGGATCTACTTTTAGTTCTTTCTTGCGGGCTAGATTTGTGAATGAAGGTGGAGACCTCAAGAAGGGTTATAGAGCATCTTCGGTGTTTAAAGGAATTGCGAAGATGTGGAACTTTGTATCTCTATCTGAGCGTTGGATG GGAATATATCCTTGCCGAAGGGTCAGAAAGACCGATGCTGCTGGTCTCTATCCTCCTTAG